ACCACTGAAcacatgtttttgtcttttaaatggatattttttaaaagggcatgatttcatttttcttcagcaatttcaagcttgatatgagATAATTCTTGATAGCCGACTTTCTTTTTGGACAAAATTGTAGTTTATTGAAATTACCAAAAAAGACTGACTTCTGATCTACTTGCagaggaatgaaaggaaaacattattctctccttaagtattcctaaatgaaaaattatttgtcatttaaaatatcagcTTTAAGAACATTACAATTTACATAATACAAAATTACTGATTACacatttgtcttttgaatgaacaaatttttataggGGATGATTTCATTTCTCATCAACAATTTCAATATAGTGATTATTATGGATGCCTGTCTTTCCTTTTCAGGCATAATTGAACCAATATTGAAATTGCCGAAAGAGAATGACACCATATTTGTGTTTAGCAACCAgcgaaaatataaatcaaagggaataggtttcaatctatcaaatggtttttaaaaattaggtctGTGAGTCCTAGATTGTGATATGATTTTCCTTTCTAGGGCTGTCAACTCCTGACCAAGTGCTGGTAGAAACAACACCAACTTCATTCCTGCTGGCAGAAAGAAATGTATGGGTTGATCTTAACGATGATTGTATTGGTTCATCAGCCTCAGTGACACACATTCAATCCAAGACTGTGGCATCCCCATGTTGGGATGGCACGAATTCGATGGATAAAGATTTGAGAGAAGGCATTTCTCACAATGCTGACAAGGTACTGTCtaactcaattcctgatgatggacTCAGTGATATGAAACACAGTCCAGCATCTAGAAACAGTGGAAATGGAGCCACAATGACTGTTGTAGGGGGTAGGAGGGATGCACCAAATATCACAGATAGCCTTAGGTTGATCACAGTCACTGAAAACAGAAGAATTGGCATTGAAGCAGTCATGGAAAACCAAAAAGAGATGAGTTATTGCTTCATCAAAAATcctagaaatggtaaaaattcaaacgaaAAGTTATATTATTGCTCCCACTGCAGATATGCATTCAACACCAATGATGATCTGATCaaacacatggaaattcattctgGTACCAGCAATTTGGATCCTAATGATGAATCATCTATGGGAAAAGATGAGTCTTTCACAGTCCCCGCATCAAGAGAAGAAAGTAATGATTCTCGTGAGTCGTCCACCTCTGAGACATTGATGGGattgaaaaggaaaagacgaggggcGATGCAAAAAGTAAATGCGCCTGTGTTAGAAATCTGTGGTGGAATTGGAGAGAGAAAAACTGCGGAACGAGTGGGAAGTTCTGATGGGGATGGGAAACCATACACAAAGAATATATCCTCAAAGTCCACCACCTCTTGCACGAGAAACCTCAGAAATGATGCGCTAGGAGGCGCAAAAGGAGGGCCTTTCAATTGCAGCGTCTGCAACAAGTCGTTCCCGCTGAGGAGCGGTCTTAGCAatcacatgcgttcgcacaaagaaagaaaacgttATCCGTGTACGATCTGCAGCAAGTCTTTCGCTTCGAAGTCTCGCATAACTAAACACTTGCGCACACATACGGatgagaagcctttttcgtgtAGTGATTGCATGAAGTCTTTCTCTTTTAAAGGCAACCTCATGAGGCATTTGCGCACCCACACGggggagaagcccttttcgtgcaattattgcacaAAGGCTTTCACTAAAAAGGAGAATCTCATCCTACACTCacgtgtacacacaggggagaagcctttttcttgcaattattgcgcaaagacttTCACTGAAAAGTACAATCTCATCAAACACTCGCTTGTTCACACAGGCAAGAGACAGTTTACATGCGAGATTTGCAGCAAGTCTTTTGCCTCGAAGTCTAACATTACTCGACACATGCGCACTCACACggaagagaagcctttttcatgtagtgattgcatgaagtctttctctcttaaatGCAACCTCAAGATGCATTTGCGCACCCATACGggggagaagcccttttcgtgcaattattgcgcgaaggctttcgctagtaaggcaaaACTCATCCAACACttgcgtgtacacacaggagagaagcctttttcgtgcaattattgcacaAAGACTTTCTCCAGAAAGGACAAACTCGTCCAACATATGCATAtgcacacaggggagaagcctttttcgtgcaattattgcgctAAGACTTTCACTAGAAAGAACAAACTCGTcgaacactcgcgtgtacacacaggagagaagcctttttcgtgcaattattgcacaAAGACTTTCTCAAGAAAGGACAAACTCGTCCAACACACGCGTACGCACACAGCATAGAAATCTTTTTCATGTTATCACTAAATCTTTCATTAGCAAATAAAGTCTCATCGGATACTTGCATGCACACACACAGACAAGAGACCGTTTACATGCAATATTTGCAGCAAGTCTTTCACTTCGAGTTCTTCTCTCACCAATCACATGCAAAAACACTCAGGAGAGAAACCTTTTTGTAGAGATGTGCGAacagtatccgcgaatactcaaaTGCTAGAAAGTATTCCATATACGAGAtctcgattaattatgctacagctaaaatcttgaatgctttgaattttgcaccatacactgtcgcacgtacATCGTTGGTAGTTTACTCAGACAATGTAGAGAACTTTAGTCAATTAGTGCATGCAGtgctgttttaggcaagttgacgaaatACATCGGAAAAAATCGGAAAATCCccagtttcccccaccaggagaacctcagtgccatgAGATAGTAACTGTGcggcacaattcccaaaatcagctaccccctccatccatcagtcATCGGCCCGACGCttctccgacgctttcctccccTCCAAAATCAAAACGGCCCCAGCttgcgcagggttcgtattacgaagaccataaatcaaaagcttcaaaagaaaatatctggttacaggagaataatagaatcatgTTTCGCTCTTCCCTCTTTCTCaacactgacctttttctgcttatctgattcgaagttccccatttctggaggttaACTTCTGCATGAGTTATCTGCTAGCCCAAAAGCTGTCACACAATGACTTtaggcaattgatattacacctttattagattgaaatattagtaatgtgcgcataatGTAAaagaagaataagaccaaacacgacacatttctgactttatttaagcatttaatgtAAGGAAATAAATGCCAAATACGATGGAGACTTCTCACTTCacctgttgcctttatgttaataccatccactgcataaacatggttagagttggacgaattccacaagaaatgtactgccatgcatttgctcggattaatttcgagttcccactcttggctctacaaatgaacattttttaagtCGATGAtggaatttcatagtcagagtgatcactaatttggcgatagatgacagcgttgtcagcaaataaacatattttactgctaatgcaggagcagagatcattaatgtatataataaacaacagggggccgattacgcttccttgtggaacacctgatgaaAGTTTGACAATATCAGTGCTAATTCTGTcatgaactactttttgtttataatctctgagaaagtcgcgtttccagtttacaactgtcttgTTAAATCCGCATAACTGTCATTTGCATAAAAGTTTGTTGCgtggtacagtgtcgaaagctttcttaaaatctagaaatagtgcgtcagcttgtctttttgattcatcAGATTTTATGTTGTCTTGAAGAAAGAGCGTGAGCTGTGTTTCTCAatatctaccttttcggaatccatactgacagtcatggaggaagttatgTCTGTCTAAGAAAGTCATGATatctattaaatttattattgtattatatatatattatttattattagatacctattattatttcttttattttagaaaatcggTGTAAGAAAGAAACCTCCAGAAGCGAGAAAATGAGGCCGATCTTTTGACCTCCTATTTATCAAGGTTTTCGACTGTACATACATTTTTCTCATTGCGACTGTAAAAAGTAAACCACTGATTTTCTGCACATTACAAAAACCCATGATAAAATACCGAGCATATCCTGAATGCTATGCAGTCCAGTCTGGCCTACAAATTTAAGTGTTGCGTTTTATAAGGATGAACAATCGTGGCTGGAAATTGCAGGCCCATTtgtacatgtatatttttttcaattaaatgttataTGCACCCATTTGATCCCTCAATGCTGTGATGCGTACCCAGTACATTGACTGatcttcaaggaaaaaatttctcattgagatattttattttgaattaaaaaaatccagtattttttttaaggaattgaaATAGTAATGTGTACTTTGTTTTTCTGACCCCCATGgcaaaattatttggtattttccATTCATAATACATTcagagcggtattttgtattttttgtagcatttttctcgttatgtctgtaaaaataaaccactgatgtgctactaaaaacaaaaaaccattgataaaacatcaagcatatcctgaatcttatgcactCAAGCCTTTCCTGCGAATAtaggagtgttgcatattataAGGATGACAACTCATGGCTGGAGAATGCAGACCTGTTggttcatttatttcttttcaattaaaatgctacacatacggcatatttgacccctcaacgCTGTGATGTGTACCCAGTACGCTTACTGATCTTcttcatgcaaacatttttctcattgagatatttttcattttgaatttaaacaaaatctGTGTTTTTTTGAAGGTATTTTAATAGTCATTCATACTTCGTTTTGCTGACCCCCAAGTCAAAAATATTAGGTATTTTCCATTCATAATACATTAAgagtggtattttgtatttttgtattatttttcttgttatgcCTGTAAAAAATTAACCACTGATGTGCTACACATTACAAAAACCCTTGATAAAACATCAAGcatatcctgaatcttatgcactCAAGCCTATCCTACGAATgtaggagtgttgcatattaCAAGGGTGACAACTAGTGGCTGTATGTCGGAACGGGAGATTGTACCTTTGCTCTGTGAATTAAACATGTGGAACCAGACgtctgacttgtcatctcattctgccttcaaggaacctggcccttcctattaagcttagcgtttatagtgtatattttattttgtatttcaaatatgttcAGAGTTTTGGTATttacccattctaaaataaaaaataacatctttaaaatacttttggagtagctctgataacacttccgtAACCTAATAATTCAAAgaatacttcttttttgtaattatagttttcttcatgtttccaaCTATACATAACTTGCCAcggaggttatatttttttaagattctttagtttccatagaaatgtttttcgttatttaaaatgtatttacatagTAATTCATAGTTTGATTTTCTGACCCCGAAGTCataggagcggtattttgtatttttatgtagcattttttcatttttatcgttatGTCTATAAAAATAAACTGCTGATGTGCTACCCATGACAAAAAACCGTTGATGAAACATCAAGGatatcctgaatcttatgcactCAAGACTTTCCTACGAATAtaggagtgttgcatattataAGGATAACAACTTGTGGCTGGAAAATGCATACctgtttgttcatttattttttttcaattaaaatgtcacacatacggcatatttgacccctcaacaCTGTGATGTGCACCCAGTACGCTAACTGATCTTcttcatgcaaacatttttctcattcagattttttattttgaatttaaacagaTTACTGTGCTTTATGAAGgaacgtttttttctttccaataaattttcattgtgatttcatttataaaaattttattttgtagttttctaTGACTTTTGGTTTCACACTGGTGAGTTGGCGAATTTGGTCTGAAAAGtaaacgccttccttcaactgtagtatcttgaaaactgctgcctgCTCTTCTAGTGAGGCGTGAAAAGGTGTCGACTCCTTTAGCATGagataaaatatctttcttattagCTCACTGCCCTCTCTTTGTCTTTCGCCTGTTTTTCATCACCTTGACACCCAATATATACATGCAGCTAATGAACCACATGCAGCTAATGAAACCACATCTTTTTCTAAGACCGTGGCCAACACAGAAGAATATAAAACAAGTGAACACATTCAATTGAAAGGTATAGAATATATCTAGTACAATGGGAGTACGGAAAACAAcccttttccaaaatttatttaagatgcAAAAGATTAACTAAAATTTACCAAAGTgaacaaattaataaatccaaattgaAGGTAATACGATACTATAACTACAAATTATACTATAAGAAAACAgttgtgaatgtaaaatatttaataaaaatcacATTGTTTTAAGGACACCTAACTCTACTTaaggtacaataaaaatacaataattcagCTAATACAGATGTAGATATGGTCAACAAAAGCGGCATGAAACCCATTGATGCTGACAAAGATCTTCACACTGCATTCTGGTACTAAGAGACAACGAAAAGTTACAGGGAGGCTATGTTAACAATTGAGGAGCACCATTGTGACAAGCTGATGATGACTACCAAGTTTCTCGAAGAGTTGACTAATTTTGTGTTAAATCTCCAGAACACTTAGTGAAATTTTTTTGCTGCTCCACCACTACAAAGCTCCCTTCTAAGATACAGGGGGTCACCTATGCGACCTCCTGTCTCTTTCAAAATTTACTATCCAATGGAAAAACCAAATATTGTATTTGATCTAGTTTGTCACTTGATTACACATGTATTCCATGTAAATTTTCCATGTGGAAATATTCCATGGATTATTCATGGATTCCATGACAATTTTCCATGGGAATTCCATGTGGATAATTTCCATGGATTAAACATGGATTCCATGACAATTTTCCATGTGGAAATATTCCATGGATTATACATGGATTCCATGGCAATTTGCCATGCGGATTCCATATGGAATCCATGGAATTTAGAGGACTTTTGTCAGTACTTTCCATGGTATATCCATATGGAATCCACATGGAACCATGGTATTTCCATCATGGAATTTCCATGGACTACAGTTGTAATCCATATGGATTCCACTGTGTGCTGTCTGGGATAGTTTGCAGATGCCTGGTCAGTCCAACCACTTCCTGCTTGGTAAGTAGATCCCAAATTTGATGACAGAGGCCTGGGTGTACTAGACTGGAGTGTCTGTAGAGCTGACATCATGACGAGGTCTTCCTAGCTGATGAGGGAGCAAGGGCATACCTAGAATCAAAACTGGGTTTGGTGCCGTCATTTtcaagtaaccaaattttaacatgtgaatatgaacttcatttggatcactttgagactaggaaaacataaattttctcaattctgTAAAATAAGGACCGGCCTAGGGACCATGCTTTCATTAAAAGTGTTCAAACCTCGAAATAGTTAGCTATTTTCCTGAGACCCATGCAAAAATACCTCTTACAAAGATACCACCTAATATCTACGTACCATCTTTACTTTGCGATCCCTAGCGAAAAAGGTCGTTTTATGACACAGCGGAACGGAGTCTGTGACGGGCTTACCGCGGTCTTTCCAGGAGAACTCGCTTTTAAATATGTGCATCATTCTCTCAGTTCCATCCGACCATTCCATCAGTTATGCTATGCACTTTCtttcttttagcattttcatcgtcacttttgtttttttctttcacttttgtttttatttatgctCGTGCTATGAAAGACAACTCATCCCCGTGCTACATTTACCATGCGTTCTTGCCCGTGAACTCATTAGGATATTGTCTAACTTCGGGTTCTATCAATTTGAAGTCTATCTTTTAATCTTATatagtatacttaaataattctaTGGAAAATGCCTCATATGTTTACACGACGTAATGtccatatgatattgaaataggagaaaaaaacggggcagtcgtgggactggccgacagatgTGAAAACTGGAATTATTATAAcccatttattattataaaagaattaatttttccagttattctcatttttcaactagaattgaaattatttttttcagcaaactgttaattattatgtatacattaaaaacatgatgtgtatgaatagaaagtaacatcatttatatatttaaatataatatgcctttatttcttttatttaatatgctttaaaccaataattgttcactatgcacataaaggaaactgccttaaattgtactgacctgtatttttatagaatgtacactcttctgcatgttcatgcacgagctctttatatttaattaacttatacaatatactgcactatagatttttattttcaattaaatatttttaaaacaaagagACTTCCAAAGTCTATATATTAActaagtttatttactatacctagtcagcctgcgtagttgaaatatccattgtaaattttttaaattgtatgagattgagaaaaaaaatcctccccggagGGGAATTGCACCCCgatctcccgcgtgacaggctgGGATACAgcccactatactaccgaggatgtaAAACCAGGAGACGAATTTTAAGATGCTGACGTATATACccctgtagcgatcgcggtgtcggttcggtgacgctcacgcgaattctatgctttttccccatcccgaaaaagtgcttaacgccgctaaggaagttttcacttcaatagTCATTGTCCCAGAAGAAAATTGCTggattatttatcgcggaggctgaatttgaGATACCCTTGACGCTCTAAAATCTCTTTATGATTTCCTGACAAAACCCGTCGTACGGCCGTACCTTACGGAATAGGCACATAGGTCTTACCCGAAACAAATGAACGATTTTGTCTTTACAAAAATTGGATGGcaaaacctttaaaattttctttggttCACACTAATTTCGCAAAATAACTGCTGGGATCATAACTATAGTTAATACATAATGATCACCGGAAAAATCCTAgttaaatgaaagaattaatggacaacatttcgaaaggTGTAAGTCTTCAACTCATAGTTCCTGTGCGGGCCGCATTCGGCGGTCAATGATCTTTGCGTTTTTTTCGCCACTGTCCATAATGATATTAATGAGACAATCATAGAGAGACGTCGGAATTATATGTAAAATGAATAAGTGAAGCACTCTGAGTgacaaaaaaagtttaattacGGACATTTAAGATGAGAATAGACAAAGAATGGAGGGCGACGAATTTTCTAATGAATCGATCTCAATAGAACGTTCCCTCTCCAAGGTTGACTCGATCGCATTTTCATTAAAAGTCGCTTATTTTAAGATTTGGACAGTACGGAGAATCGGGAAAAATATGAGTGACGGGATTCAATTGCAGTTTTTTGTTGCGGTAAATTAAATATCACAATTggcttttaaccctttcgagacggcggagttttcgtcttagcttgactgctatactgagccccaagagactcttctttctcgtggtacggagcatttttggagggcattcgtttagaagggtctcgctgaatcTTTttcgcagggacttcgcattatctcagattccgagagtagttgtgctccctcctttccgggtttacgaccatacctgcggcattggttcacggtcaacttatgtattgcttatatgtatttagcaaatggaaaattgttgcttgcacgtaaattacagactttgaattgaattcctcatttttatctgagcattgtcaaattttaaacgaagttctaaggccattattaacgcatttaacgcagcaacaatttccatgttgatgtttatacataactcgagatataagttaatatttgtcgtagtatttcgtttaaaaattgtaaacgatgctcagaagacaaataattcaattcttagtgtataattcttgagaaatgaacaaatatttatttcgaaaatgactgtataaacaattgaatgaccgctgtcccgtaccgctgagaagggttctaaaagacgaagggtccgggtacctgctcccggattccgagggttaatcctaaaccccgaagctttgggtcccgagacaaagacgttgtaaacccacgaccatcctaaaagggggggaactagaaaacgtatatatagggctttcgatctcctggccgggtaaatttcacacgtacatatacgcccgtcgtctcccgggtcaggaaacgtccacacgtatatgtacgtgtacagtagggaaaaggttaacagtAGAACCGATGAACTTTCCAActccaccaaaaccgcggcattgGACTTTTTTGTCCAATTTTCAAAACAccttgatcctgtcatgtttaagtataattgacggttttttgtggtttgtgtgaacaaagcacgtgtttaggtaatgtttaaaacgttttattaagtatagcTAGGAgcacagtaaacttattttgacgtgttggttgcaaggtcagacctgcagacgcgccgggcagaggtgacgcggccggcgctgcgtgagtagccGGCCGACGCAGTGCACAGATttttcccttctgcgcttctaactggcagaataacagtttttattcaccgatccccttcgtaataaactgttattatgctaaatacaaaatatgtgTACAAAAAACtgtaattgtatgttttccccatatgggacaaaaaagtcccataccgcggttctaggtaaatcgtcaaTTGTCTCGTGAAGAAACATcgcacaatattttcaatatgaccatTGGAAAGAGGATACAAAATGAGTAAAAGTTAGTGCATTTCAAaaggatcaaaccactagtacatgaatggcaaacatttgcaaagggcgatgggacaaaaagtCCCGCTCGCGGTTCTCATGCTAAATAATGGTCAATTTGCCTTAAGGTGAGCGAGAGAGTTTTGTATGAGACGGTTATGAGATATTAATGATTCTTTAAGTAGCCTGATTTAGTTTTATTCGTTTTCAGTCGCAGAGTActtaaatgagtaccaaaattggcCGAAGCTCCGGACTTCCCTTACACACAATCTCTACATTTTTGCTATTCCAAAAATGCATAGATATGTTGATAGTGTCAGAGGTTCAGAAATAATAGGTCACCGGTTAAAAGCGCCATGGCCCTTCCTacaatttaaaacttaataacaTTCAATGGAAATCCAAGCAAAAAAGACCTATTTAAACCTAAAAGTTTGGTTGCAAACATATTATTTTACACCACTTaccaaacaaatgaaaatacTCAGCCTAGAAATCTTGCATTCATCATCTTAGGCCTGGGGCTTctcatgcttaaaaaatataaaacaaattctttacgcaaaatattacatttaaaataaagtcaTCTCAAGACAGGGTCCTAGCATTGCATGACCacgtattaaaaatgtaaaattttcgttGAATCTACCTTCATTTATCGAAGGGATGTCAGGAGGTTGACTGCCAATGGATCGGAGACACTCTAGCATTGTTCGAAATTAATATGGAAATGGAATTCCCAACATTTCTCAGTGGGACCACCCCAGCTAGCACACGGGAGACTGGCTCCCCCGAATCCTTAGAGACTGTCTACAGAAACCAAAGAGACCGTCTCCCTGAAGCGGTTATTGTCTCCGGAGACAAGGAGACG
The nucleotide sequence above comes from Ischnura elegans chromosome 13, ioIscEleg1.1, whole genome shotgun sequence. Encoded proteins:
- the LOC124170161 gene encoding oocyte zinc finger protein XlCOF6-like; translated protein: MLESDLDEGDESRNSDAGTKIIKEEKAANDNAGSSAGTKECIRDKIEETSQFTCSVQMTEIYIPMQDCQLPRSNIVLNEEEENEELLNEENYPAFNSPTAVGISSDAVDPLEVDDEHMFTGDEKVIGNSEMTNDSMTEAIGLSTPDQVLVETTPTSFLLAERNVWVDLNDDCIGSSASVTHIQSKTVASPCWDGTNSMDKDLREGISHNADKVLSNSIPDDGLSDMKHSPASRNSGNGATMTVVGGRRDAPNITDSLRLITVTENRRIGIEAVMENQKEMSYCFIKNPRNGKNSNEKLYYCSHCRYAFNTNDDLIKHMEIHSGTSNLDPNDESSMGKDESFTVPASREESNDSRESSTSETLMGLKRKRRGAMQKVNAPVLEICGGIGERKTAERVGSSDGDGKPYTKNISSKSTTSCTRNLRNDALGGAKGGPFNCSVCNKSFPLRSGLSNHMRSHKERKRYPCTICSKSFASKSRITKHLRTHTDEKPFSCSDCMKSFSFKGNLMRHLRTHTGEKPFSCNYCTKAFTKKENLILHSRVHTGEKPFSCNYCAKTFTEKYNLIKHSLVHTGKRQFTCEICSKSFASKSNITRHMRTHTEEKPFSCSDCMKSFSLKCNLKMHLRTHTGEKPFSCNYCAKAFASKAKLIQHLRVHTGEKPFSCNYCTKTFSRKDKLVQHMHMHTGEKPFSCNYCAKTFTRKNKLVEHSRVHTGEKPFSCNYCTKTFSRKDKLVQHTRTHTA